In one Capra hircus breed San Clemente chromosome 22, ASM170441v1, whole genome shotgun sequence genomic region, the following are encoded:
- the GMPPB gene encoding mannose-1-phosphate guanyltransferase beta isoform X1 → MKALILVGGYGTRLRPLTLSIPKPLVDFCNKPILLHQVEALAAAGVDHVILAVSYMSQLLEKEMKAQEQKLGIRISMSHEEEPLGTAGPLALARDLLCETADPFFVLNSDVICDFPFEAMVQFHRHHGQEGSILVTKVEEPSKYGVVVCEADTGRIHRFVEKPQVFVSNKINAGMYILSPSVLRRIQLQPTSIEKEIFPVMAKEGQLYAMELQGFWMDIGQPKDFLTGMCLFLQSLRQKHPEQLCSGPGIVGNVLVDPSARIGENCSIGPNVSLGPGVVVEDGVCIRRCTVLRDAHIRSHSWLESCIVGWRCRVGQWVRSAGLGGEGGDRSCLTAVPASSPQVRMENVTVLGEDVIVNDELYLNGASVLPHKSIGESVPEPRIIM, encoded by the exons TGCATCAAGTGGAGGCGCTGGCTGCG GCCGGCGTGGACCACGTGATTCTGGCCGTGAGTTATATGTCTcagttgttggagaaggaaatgaaagcgCAGGAGCAAAAG CTAGGAATCCGAATCTCCATGTCCCACGAAGAGGAGCCTTTGGGGAcag CTGGGCCCCTGGCCCTGGCCCGAGACTTGCTCTGTGAGACTGCAGACCCTTTTTTCGTCCTCAACAGTGATGTGATCTGCGATTTCCCCTTCGAAGCCATGGTGCAGTTCCACCGGCACCATGGTCAGGAGGGCTCCATCCTG GTGACCAAAGTGGAGGAACCCTCTAAGTACGGTGTGGTGGTGTGTGAGGCAGACACAGGCCGCATTCACCGGTTCGTGGAGAAGCCGCAGGTGTTTGTGTCCAACAAGATCAATGCAGGCATGTACATCCTGAGTCCTTCAGTGCTACGGCGCATCCAG CTGCAGCCCACATCCATTGAGAAGGAGATCTTCCCTGTCATGGCCAAGGAAGGGCAGCTCTATGCCATGGAGTTGCAGG GCTTCTGGATGGACATCGGGCAGCCCAAGGATTTCCTCACCGGCATGTGCCTCTTTCTACAGTCACTGCGACAGAAGCATCCTGAGCAGCTGTGCTCAGGCCCTGGCATTGTGGGCAACGTGCTGGTG GACCCAAGTGCCCGTATCGGTGAGAACTGCAGCATCGGCCCCAATGTGAGTCTGGGCCCCGGTGTGGTGGTGGAGGATGGCGTGTGCATTCGGCGGTGCACCGTGCTGCGAGACGCCCACATCCGCTCCCACTCCTGGCTGGAGTCCTGTATCGTGGGCTGGCGCTGCCGCGTGGGCCAGTGGGTACGCTCGGCGGGGCtcggtggggagggtggggaccgCTCCTGCCTCACTGCCGTGCCTGCCTCCTCCCCGCAGGTGCGCATGGAGAATGTGACAGTGCTGGGCGAGGACGTCATCGTCAACGACGAGCTCTACCTCAACGGGGCCAGCGTCCTGCCCCACAAATCCATTGGCGAGTCGGTGCCAGAGCCGCGCATCATCATGTGA
- the GMPPB gene encoding mannose-1-phosphate guanyltransferase beta isoform X2, producing the protein MKALILVGGYGTRLRPLTLSIPKPLVDFCNKPILLHQVEALAAAGVDHVILAVSYMSQLLEKEMKAQEQKLGIRISMSHEEEPLGTAGPLALARDLLCETADPFFVLNSDVICDFPFEAMVQFHRHHGQEGSILVTKVEEPSKYGVVVCEADTGRIHRFVEKPQVFVSNKINAGMYILSPSVLRRIQLQPTSIEKEIFPVMAKEGQLYAMELQGFWMDIGQPKDFLTGMCLFLQSLRQKHPEQLCSGPGIVGNVLVDPSARIGENCSIGPNVSLGPGVVVEDGVCIRRCTVLRDAHIRSHSWLESCIVGWRCRVGQWVRMENVTVLGEDVIVNDELYLNGASVLPHKSIGESVPEPRIIM; encoded by the exons TGCATCAAGTGGAGGCGCTGGCTGCG GCCGGCGTGGACCACGTGATTCTGGCCGTGAGTTATATGTCTcagttgttggagaaggaaatgaaagcgCAGGAGCAAAAG CTAGGAATCCGAATCTCCATGTCCCACGAAGAGGAGCCTTTGGGGAcag CTGGGCCCCTGGCCCTGGCCCGAGACTTGCTCTGTGAGACTGCAGACCCTTTTTTCGTCCTCAACAGTGATGTGATCTGCGATTTCCCCTTCGAAGCCATGGTGCAGTTCCACCGGCACCATGGTCAGGAGGGCTCCATCCTG GTGACCAAAGTGGAGGAACCCTCTAAGTACGGTGTGGTGGTGTGTGAGGCAGACACAGGCCGCATTCACCGGTTCGTGGAGAAGCCGCAGGTGTTTGTGTCCAACAAGATCAATGCAGGCATGTACATCCTGAGTCCTTCAGTGCTACGGCGCATCCAG CTGCAGCCCACATCCATTGAGAAGGAGATCTTCCCTGTCATGGCCAAGGAAGGGCAGCTCTATGCCATGGAGTTGCAGG GCTTCTGGATGGACATCGGGCAGCCCAAGGATTTCCTCACCGGCATGTGCCTCTTTCTACAGTCACTGCGACAGAAGCATCCTGAGCAGCTGTGCTCAGGCCCTGGCATTGTGGGCAACGTGCTGGTG GACCCAAGTGCCCGTATCGGTGAGAACTGCAGCATCGGCCCCAATGTGAGTCTGGGCCCCGGTGTGGTGGTGGAGGATGGCGTGTGCATTCGGCGGTGCACCGTGCTGCGAGACGCCCACATCCGCTCCCACTCCTGGCTGGAGTCCTGTATCGTGGGCTGGCGCTGCCGCGTGGGCCAGTGG GTGCGCATGGAGAATGTGACAGTGCTGGGCGAGGACGTCATCGTCAACGACGAGCTCTACCTCAACGGGGCCAGCGTCCTGCCCCACAAATCCATTGGCGAGTCGGTGCCAGAGCCGCGCATCATCATGTGA
- the AMIGO3 gene encoding amphoterin-induced protein 3, with translation MARLVLQSTLLCLLSVTLGTQDSDSFLPHEPHNCPHKCVCAADLLDCAGLGLREVPVTLPAAAADLDLSHNGLQRLPPGWLAPLSRLRALHLNHNELEALGRGVFTNASAGLRLLDLSSNALRALGRHDLDGLGALETLFLFNNHLAHLDERAFHHLGTLSRLYLGCNELSSFSFNHLHGLGAAHLRILDLSSNHIERTPVPDLAALPAFLKNGLYLHNNPLPCDCRLYHLLRRWHQRGLSAVSDFAREYTCQAFKVPASRVRFFAHSRVFENCSVALAQGLERPEEQLHVQVGRSLRLHCNTSAPALRVAWVSPQHELLVAPGSRNGSIAVLADGSLAIRSVQPWHEGIFVCLATGPRLPHNQTHEYNVSVAFPHLEPNAFNTGFTTLLGCAVGLTLVLLYLFAPPCPGCRRCYLRTCRCCHRCRRWPQTPSPLRELSAQSSVLSTTPPDAPSRKASVHKHVVFLEPGRRGLNGRVQLAVAEDFDLYNPSGLRLKAGSESTSSTASEGLVMT, from the coding sequence ATGGCCCGGCTGGTGCTGCAGAGCACACTACTGTGCCTGCTGAGTGTCACGTTAGGCACCCAGGACTCGGACAGCTTCCTGCCCCACGAGCCTCATAACTGTCCCCACAAATGCGTTTGTGCTGCCGACCTGCTGGATTGCGCCGGCCTGGGGCTGCGGGAGGTGCCGGTTACGTTACCGGCTGCGGCTGCAGACCTCGACTTGAGCCACAATGGGCTCCAGCGCCTGCCCCCCGGCTGGCTGGCGCCCCTCTCCCGGCTCCGCGCCCTGCATTTAAATCACAATGAGCTGGAGGCGCTGGGTCGGGGAGTTTTCACCAACGCCAGTGCTGGCCTGCGGCTGCTCGATCTATCATCTAACGCCCTGCGGGCACTTGGCCGCCACGACCTCGACGGGCTGGGAGCGCTGGAGACGCTGTTTCTGTTCAATAACCACCTGGCGCACTTGGACGAACGTGCCTTCCACCACTTGGGCACGCTCAGTCGTCTCTACCTGGGCTGCAACGAACTCTCATCCTTCTCTTTCAACCACCTACATGGGCTGGGCGCTGCCCACCTTCGTATTCTGGATCTCTCCTCCAACCACATAGAACGCACCCCTGTGCCTGACCTGGCTGCGCTGCCTGCCTTTCTCAAGAATGGCCTTTACCTGCACAACAACCCGTTACCCTGTGACTGCCGTCTCTACCACCTGCTGCGACGCTGGCACCAGCGGGGGCTCAGCGCCGTGAGCGACTTTGCCCGCGAGTACACCTGCCAGGCCTTCAAGGTACCCGCCTCCCGCGTGCGCTTCTTTGCGCACAGCCGTGTCTTCGAGAACTGCTCGGTGGCCCTGGCTCAGGGCCTGGAGCGGCCAGAAGAGCAGCTGCACGTGCAGGTGGGGCGGTCCCTGCGGCTACACTGCAACACCAGCGCCCCAGCCCTGCGTGTGGCCTGGGTCTCCCCGCAGCACGAGCTGCTCGTGGCACCAGGATCTCGCAATGGCAGCATCGCCGTGCTGGCCGATGGCAGCCTGGCCATCAGGAGTGTGCAGCCGTGGCACGAGGGTATCTTTGTGTGCCTGGCCACTGGGCCCCGCCTGCCTCACAACCAGACGCACGAGTACAACGTGAGCGTGGCCTTTCCCCACCTGGAGCCCAACGCTTTCAACACTGGCTTCACCACGCTGCTGGGCTGCGCCGTGGGCCTGACGCTCGTACTCCTCTACCTGTTTGCGCCCCCCTGCCCCGGCTGCCGCCGCTGCTACCTCCGCACCTGCCGCTGCTGCCACCGCTGCCGCCGCTGGCCCCAGACACCCAGCCCGCTCCGGGAGCTGAGCGCACAGTCCTCGGTGCTCAGCACCACGCCACCCGACGCACCCAGCCGCAAAGCCAGTGTCCACAAGCACGTGGTCTTTCTGGAGCCTGGCAGGAGGGGCCTCAATGGTCGTGTGCAGCTAGCGGTAGCTGAAGACTTCGACCTCTACAATCCCTCGGGCCTGCGGCTCAAGGCCGGCTCCGAGTCCACTAGCTCCACAGCCTCTGAAGGTCTGGTGATGACCTAG